The proteins below are encoded in one region of Halocatena salina:
- a CDS encoding ABC transporter substrate-binding protein yields the protein MEADGTHSRRTFLKAAGATVATVSVAGCTGSPNDTGSNSGDGPSGTLTYSRGAGNSTLDFHITTSGEDVKVTNQIYDKLVDFKPGQNQITGSLATEYNLNGTTASLTLREGVKFHNGDEFTAQDFEATYRRLADPEYDYYIGEKNVSSYANITFGQVESVSVVGDYELEIESTKKFAPFFRNLAIFAGGVLPKSEIESGTDFSTTAIGTGPFTLDQYEQNGRRIRLTANENYWNDGPEVKRVIFDATDENSTRVSQLLNNEAHIIDGIDPEGVDRIKNNDGVSIQQKVGLNVGYLALNMERMEPFREKAVRQAMNYAVNTKVIVEEIFSGLATQSSQPIPESVMGYNENIDPYPHDPQKAKTLLEEAGYGGGFDLELAVFKNPRPYIPSPVQTAEQVSSDLTTIGINAEINQMSWEPYLEYTQTGKHDACFLGWNTDNGDPDNFYYSLLHPAVESPDGQDWVSFDTDGYQTTNASGWANEEFMSSVEEARTITDSVQTREGLYKEVGKLAHDEAPWVFLDHTNVLRGVSDSVSGFNTSAVGGPFLRTVSVE from the coding sequence ATGGAAGCGGATGGCACTCACAGTCGACGGACGTTTCTAAAAGCAGCTGGAGCCACAGTGGCGACCGTGTCAGTGGCTGGTTGCACCGGTTCTCCCAACGACACCGGTTCTAACAGCGGTGATGGGCCCTCGGGAACACTCACGTACAGTCGGGGTGCTGGAAACTCGACGCTCGATTTCCACATCACGACGAGCGGTGAAGATGTAAAGGTCACAAACCAGATCTACGACAAGCTCGTCGATTTCAAACCGGGACAGAACCAGATTACGGGAAGTCTGGCTACGGAGTACAACCTCAACGGAACAACGGCCTCGCTCACGTTGCGTGAGGGCGTGAAATTCCACAACGGGGACGAGTTCACCGCACAGGACTTCGAGGCAACCTACCGTCGGCTCGCCGATCCGGAGTACGACTATTACATCGGAGAGAAGAACGTATCATCATACGCAAACATCACGTTCGGACAAGTCGAATCGGTGTCGGTCGTGGGTGATTACGAACTCGAAATAGAGTCCACAAAGAAGTTCGCACCATTCTTCCGTAATTTAGCGATCTTCGCCGGCGGCGTCCTTCCGAAATCGGAGATCGAAAGCGGGACCGACTTCAGCACGACCGCGATCGGTACTGGGCCGTTCACGCTGGATCAATACGAGCAGAACGGCCGACGCATCCGTTTAACGGCCAACGAAAACTACTGGAACGACGGGCCGGAAGTCAAACGCGTCATTTTCGATGCTACAGATGAGAACTCGACGCGGGTTTCTCAACTTCTCAACAACGAGGCCCACATCATCGATGGGATCGATCCGGAAGGCGTCGACCGGATCAAAAACAACGATGGTGTGTCCATACAGCAGAAAGTCGGTCTCAACGTCGGCTATCTCGCGCTCAACATGGAACGGATGGAACCGTTCCGCGAGAAAGCTGTCCGACAGGCGATGAACTACGCTGTCAACACGAAGGTCATCGTTGAGGAGATCTTCTCCGGGTTGGCAACCCAGTCCAGCCAGCCGATCCCGGAGTCGGTAATGGGCTACAACGAAAATATCGATCCGTATCCTCACGATCCACAGAAAGCAAAGACGTTGTTAGAAGAGGCTGGCTACGGCGGCGGGTTCGACCTAGAGCTTGCGGTGTTCAAAAACCCCCGACCGTACATCCCCTCACCGGTACAGACCGCAGAGCAGGTCAGTTCGGATCTCACCACTATCGGGATCAACGCGGAGATCAACCAAATGTCGTGGGAGCCGTATCTGGAATACACCCAAACGGGGAAACACGACGCCTGTTTCCTGGGTTGGAACACCGACAACGGTGATCCGGACAACTTCTACTATTCCCTGCTCCACCCCGCTGTGGAGAGTCCCGACGGTCAAGACTGGGTAAGCTTCGACACCGACGGATACCAAACCACTAACGCGAGTGGGTGGGCCAACGAGGAGTTCATGTCCTCGGTCGAAGAAGCCCGGACCATTACTGACAGCGTTCAGACACGAGAGGGACTGTACAAGGAAGTCGGCAAACTCGCACACGACGAAGCTCCGTGGGTGTTCCTCGATCACACGAACGTGCTGCGTGGCGTTTCCGACAGCGTCTCCGGGTTCAACACGTCGGCCGTCGGCGGACCGTTCCTGCGAACCGTCTCTGTCGAGTAA
- a CDS encoding ABC transporter permease, translating to MASKWFVVKRLLLLVPVLLGVATLVFAVLHISPGDPARVMAGQRATQEQVEMIRQETGLNDPIWVQYGRFLVETAQLKLGESYVLKPNQSVMSILKNSIPTTIELAVYGQLLGILLGLPLGVLSAIKQDSITDHITRIGALTGISVPIFWSGPIVIILFSVTLGIFPTNGRISQEFFLSDTWLFFGHELPRTGLITIDTLLLARYDAFMSAVKHLVLPASVIGFYSMALISRMMRSSMLEIIRQDYIRTARAKGQGERITILKHGLKNAFIPVITVIGIQFGTLLGGAVLTETVFGIEGIGMVLVDAIDVGDYPVVQGTVLVFALLFTLVNLGVDITYSYLDPRIQQ from the coding sequence ATGGCTTCGAAATGGTTCGTTGTAAAGCGGCTCCTGCTGTTGGTTCCAGTTCTTCTGGGAGTTGCAACGCTCGTTTTCGCCGTGCTCCACATCAGCCCTGGTGATCCGGCACGGGTAATGGCCGGACAGCGTGCTACCCAGGAGCAGGTGGAAATGATCAGGCAGGAGACAGGACTCAACGATCCCATTTGGGTCCAATACGGTCGATTTTTGGTCGAGACAGCACAACTCAAACTCGGGGAGTCGTACGTACTCAAACCAAATCAGTCGGTGATGTCGATTCTGAAAAACAGCATCCCGACCACGATCGAACTCGCGGTGTACGGTCAGCTGCTCGGAATCCTGCTCGGTCTCCCGCTCGGCGTTCTCAGCGCCATCAAACAGGATTCGATCACGGACCACATCACGAGAATCGGCGCATTGACCGGGATCAGCGTCCCGATCTTCTGGAGTGGACCGATCGTTATCATCCTGTTTTCAGTGACGCTCGGAATCTTCCCGACGAATGGCCGGATCTCTCAGGAGTTCTTCCTTAGTGATACGTGGCTTTTCTTCGGGCACGAACTTCCACGTACGGGATTAATTACCATCGACACGCTGTTGCTCGCTCGGTACGACGCGTTCATGTCTGCTGTAAAACACCTCGTACTTCCAGCGTCAGTCATCGGATTTTATTCGATGGCGCTGATCTCGCGGATGATGCGGTCGTCCATGCTCGAAATCATCCGGCAGGATTACATCCGGACGGCTCGCGCGAAAGGGCAGGGCGAACGGATAACGATCCTGAAACACGGGCTGAAAAACGCGTTCATCCCGGTTATCACGGTGATCGGAATCCAGTTCGGAACGTTGCTCGGTGGCGCGGTGTTGACCGAAACGGTGTTTGGCATCGAGGGGATCGGTATGGTACTCGTCGACGCGATCGACGTCGGCGATTATCCTGTTGTGCAGGGTACTGTGTTAGTGTTTGCCCTGCTGTTCACGCTCGTTAACCTCGGTGTCGACATCACGTACTCCTATCTCGATCCACGCATCCAACAGTAA
- a CDS encoding ABC transporter permease — protein sequence MSTHTHTNRRQRGIRGLLARLRDSQFLSELASNRLAIVGLLIIATITGLAIYARVFIGGLPPLTDGQYQAITLSNLSGNSGMAKAPPSLRYPFGLDGQARSIFPRVMYGAWLALKWGTITVGASTILGVGLGILAAYYGNIVDNVIMRTMDILLAFPSLLLALALVAIFGTGLENAVIALVLVYTPRFSRVVRGAALKVMEDEYIDATVALGAKDFRVLVRHVVPNCLAPVTVQSTLNFGLAIIDLAALSFLGFGAEAGTPSWGWMLSNGVDHGLHSAWWWAFFPGLFLALTVLGFNLLGDGMRDALDPRMRDAID from the coding sequence ATGAGCACACACACACACACGAACAGACGACAACGAGGGATTCGCGGTCTATTGGCCCGGCTTCGGGATTCACAGTTTCTCTCGGAGCTCGCATCGAATCGGCTGGCCATCGTGGGTCTGCTCATCATCGCCACGATCACTGGCCTCGCAATCTACGCCCGGGTGTTTATCGGCGGCCTTCCGCCGTTGACCGATGGCCAGTACCAAGCGATCACTCTCTCGAACCTCAGTGGCAACTCGGGCATGGCTAAAGCACCGCCCAGCCTACGGTATCCGTTCGGGCTAGACGGACAGGCACGGAGCATCTTCCCGCGCGTGATGTATGGCGCGTGGCTCGCCCTGAAATGGGGAACCATCACGGTCGGCGCGTCGACGATCCTGGGTGTTGGTTTGGGGATTCTTGCCGCTTACTACGGCAACATCGTTGACAACGTCATCATGCGGACGATGGACATACTGCTCGCATTCCCATCGTTGTTGCTGGCGCTCGCGTTGGTCGCTATCTTCGGTACCGGTCTCGAAAACGCCGTGATCGCACTGGTGCTCGTGTACACGCCACGGTTTTCCCGTGTCGTCCGCGGTGCTGCGCTCAAAGTGATGGAAGACGAGTACATCGACGCTACGGTCGCGCTCGGAGCGAAGGATTTCCGGGTACTCGTGCGCCACGTCGTGCCGAACTGTCTCGCACCGGTCACCGTCCAGAGCACGCTCAACTTCGGGTTGGCGATCATCGATCTCGCGGCGCTGTCGTTTTTGGGCTTCGGAGCCGAGGCTGGCACGCCATCGTGGGGCTGGATGCTCTCGAACGGCGTCGACCACGGACTCCACAGCGCGTGGTGGTGGGCATTTTTCCCCGGTCTGTTCCTCGCGCTGACCGTTCTCGGGTTCAACCTCTTGGGTGACGGCATGCGTGACGCGCTCGATCCCCGGATGCGCGACGCCATCGACTGA
- a CDS encoding DUF7268 family protein, protein MGRIPWLRANQMLWPWIRARVRLIGSAALGGGVLAVLGVIGLLLATPYDLAFVSTQAFSLGALCFGFGLLGWSGSVLAGSSVENAQRYLDTGMNWSEADSRRAMARIGGFGFGGMVGVIVVSSLWA, encoded by the coding sequence ATGGGTCGAATCCCTTGGTTACGCGCGAACCAGATGTTGTGGCCGTGGATACGCGCCCGCGTCCGTCTGATCGGCTCGGCCGCCCTCGGGGGCGGTGTGCTCGCTGTTCTCGGAGTCATAGGCCTCTTGCTCGCCACCCCGTACGATCTGGCCTTCGTGAGTACGCAGGCGTTCTCGCTCGGAGCGCTCTGTTTCGGATTCGGACTACTGGGCTGGTCAGGTTCGGTACTCGCAGGCTCGAGCGTCGAAAACGCCCAACGGTATCTCGACACCGGAATGAACTGGTCTGAAGCCGATTCCCGACGAGCGATGGCCCGAATCGGTGGCTTCGGCTTCGGTGGAATGGTCGGCGTGATCGTAGTGTCCTCACTGTGGGCGTAA
- a CDS encoding PQQ-dependent sugar dehydrogenase, whose amino-acid sequence MDEIGDNQYERMSLPVETRRAFLKAVGATGALIGGGGIAVAQDTPSFEFGGVTPGWEGRTPSSIDGETNPTLELSVGQTYTIVWENVDGLPHDFVILDANEEEIVGTEIVDEQGATLTLEFEATEEMAEYYCSVHPASMRGAIQIGDGDPDDGDEPFIPEGPSVELETVAEGLVSPTNFVVAEEQRDRRFITDQTGQIYVHGPDGVENEPFMDISDRLVNVGVNGYDERGLLGLAFHPEFESNRRFYVRYSAPLRDGAPENYDHTFVLSEFRATTDLRRADSETERVLLEIPQPQFNHNAGDIAFGPDGYLYVPVGDGGDGDDTGLGHVDDWYAGNDGGNGQDVTENLLGSILRLDVDDTQCGKPYSIPDDNPLVGREGFDEQYAWGFRNPWRLSFTDGELFVADVGQERFEEINIVESGGNYGWNVKEGSRCFSTDSPETPPENCPTETSSDVRGGESLIDPVIEYPHRHDGESIGISVIGGYVYSNDTIPELTDTYVFGDANGGLFAASRPADDTEQWSMERLVVESFDRYVLAFGRDHDGELYVLTNEQGTVDGETGTVQKIVPTE is encoded by the coding sequence ATGGACGAGATAGGTGATAACCAATATGAGAGGATGTCGTTGCCGGTCGAGACCCGACGAGCGTTTCTCAAGGCTGTTGGGGCGACTGGAGCACTCATCGGGGGTGGCGGGATCGCGGTTGCACAGGACACTCCGTCTTTCGAATTCGGCGGCGTAACTCCCGGCTGGGAGGGGCGTACGCCGTCGTCCATCGACGGGGAGACGAATCCGACATTGGAGCTATCGGTTGGACAAACGTACACGATCGTCTGGGAGAACGTCGACGGACTGCCCCACGATTTCGTCATCCTCGATGCGAACGAGGAGGAAATCGTCGGAACGGAAATCGTCGACGAACAAGGGGCGACGCTGACGCTCGAATTCGAGGCGACCGAGGAGATGGCCGAATACTACTGTTCGGTGCATCCCGCATCGATGCGGGGTGCGATACAGATCGGCGATGGGGATCCAGACGACGGTGACGAACCGTTCATTCCGGAGGGTCCCTCCGTGGAGTTGGAGACGGTCGCCGAGGGGTTGGTCTCGCCGACGAACTTCGTTGTTGCTGAGGAACAACGAGACAGGCGGTTCATCACGGATCAGACCGGTCAGATCTACGTACATGGTCCTGATGGCGTAGAAAACGAGCCGTTCATGGACATCAGTGATCGGCTCGTGAACGTCGGTGTGAACGGTTACGATGAACGCGGCCTGCTCGGACTCGCATTCCACCCCGAATTCGAGTCCAATCGCCGGTTCTACGTGCGCTACAGCGCCCCTCTACGGGACGGAGCTCCTGAGAACTACGATCACACGTTCGTCCTCTCGGAGTTTCGAGCGACCACAGACCTCCGTCGGGCCGATTCCGAGACCGAGCGTGTGCTGCTCGAAATACCGCAGCCCCAGTTCAATCATAACGCCGGTGACATCGCGTTCGGCCCGGACGGCTATCTCTACGTTCCGGTCGGCGATGGGGGTGACGGCGATGATACGGGTCTGGGCCACGTCGACGATTGGTATGCGGGCAACGACGGTGGCAACGGTCAGGACGTTACCGAAAATCTGCTCGGGAGTATCCTTCGTCTCGACGTCGATGACACACAGTGTGGCAAGCCGTACTCGATCCCCGATGATAACCCACTCGTCGGACGGGAGGGTTTCGACGAACAGTACGCGTGGGGATTTCGCAATCCGTGGCGGTTGTCGTTTACCGACGGCGAGCTGTTCGTTGCGGATGTCGGGCAAGAACGCTTTGAGGAGATCAATATCGTCGAGAGCGGTGGGAACTACGGCTGGAACGTCAAAGAGGGTTCGCGCTGTTTCAGTACTGACAGTCCCGAAACGCCGCCCGAGAACTGTCCGACTGAGACATCCTCGGACGTTCGTGGTGGGGAATCGCTGATCGATCCCGTGATCGAGTATCCACACCGCCACGACGGGGAGTCGATCGGGATCTCCGTCATCGGCGGGTACGTCTACTCGAACGACACCATCCCCGAACTCACGGACACGTACGTCTTCGGCGACGCGAACGGCGGGCTGTTCGCCGCCTCGCGCCCAGCAGACGATACCGAACAGTGGTCGATGGAGCGACTCGTCGTAGAGTCGTTCGATCGGTACGTCCTCGCGTTCGGGCGCGACCACGACGGCGAGCTGTACGTCCTGACGAACGAGCAAGGGACCGTCGACGGTGAGACCGGTACGGTACAGAAGATCGTTCCGACCGAGTAG